A genomic segment from Spinacia oleracea cultivar Varoflay chromosome 3, BTI_SOV_V1, whole genome shotgun sequence encodes:
- the LOC110783174 gene encoding metal-nicotianamine transporter YSL3-like isoform X1, which translates to MRSDVELREIGREDFEEEDKVQDEIKRVPPWQKQITIRGIIASILIGVIYSVIVMKLCLTTGLVPNLNVSAALLAFVFLRTWTSFLQKLGIVTVPFTRQENTIVQTCAVACYSIAVGGGFGSYLLGLNRKTYEQAGVDTQGNAPISFKEPGVGWMTGFLFVSSFVGLLALVPLRKIMIIDYKLRYPSGTATANLINGFHTSRGENEPRVEVHGFVKCLLISFLWSFFQWSYSGGNQYGFPQFPKFGLKAWENSQFCRFYFDFNMTYIGAGMISSHLVNLSLLLGAVLSWGVMWPLIGDMKGKWFPSSLPESSMKSLNGYKVFISIALILGDGLYNFFKTLFFIIRSIHDRLKDKKLSSCPDSKKQALDDLVRNEVFMREGIPIWLACFGYTFFSIISIVVIPKVFPELKWYYVVVAYMLAPSLSFCNAYGTGLTDINMAYNYGKVALFVLSAVAGKDSGAVVGLVGCGLIKSIVSISSDLMHDFKTGHLTLTSPRSMLLSQAIGTAVGCVVAPLTFFLFYNAFDVGNPDGEYKAPYALIYRNMAILGVQGFSALPQHCLQLCYAFFGFAVVANLVRDTSPKKIGKWVPLPMAMAVPFLVGGYFAIDMCVGSLVVFAWHRLNSQKASLMVPVVASGLICGDGLWILPSSILALVKRNPSIR; encoded by the exons ATGAGGAGTGATGTTGAACTGAGGGAGATTGGAAGAGAAGATTTTGAGGAGGAAGACAAGGTGCAAGATGAAATAAAGAGGGTGCCACCATGGCAAAAACAGATTACTATAAGAGGAATAATTGCCAGTATATTAATTGGGGTGATTTACAGTGTTATAGTGATGAAGCTCTGTCTTACAACTGGTCTTGTTCCTAATCTTAATGTGTCAGCTGCTCTTCTGGCTTTTGTGTTCCTTCGAACATGGACGAGTTTTCTTCAGAAACTCGGGATTGTAACGGTTCCTTTCACTAGACAAGAGAATACCATTGTTCAAACCTGTGCAGTTGCTTGTTACAGCATTGCTGTTGGAG GTGGGTTCGGATCGTACCTTTTGGGTCTGAATAGGAAGACATATGAGCAAGCTGGGGTTGATACACAGGGAAATGCTCCCATTAGCTTCAAGGAACCTGGAGTTGGTTGGATGACTGGATTTCTTTTTGTTAGCAGTTTTGTTGGGTTGCTGGCTTTGGTTCCACTTAGAAAG ATAATGATAATAGACTACAAGCTCCGTTATCCAAGTGGAACTGCCACAGCAAATCTAATCAATGGTTTCCACACCTCTAGAGGAGAAAACGAACCCAG GGTGGAAGTTCATGGCTTTGTGAAATGTCTCCTCATCAGTTTCCTATGGAGCTTCTTCCAGTGGTCCTATTCTGGTGGAAACCAATATGGCTTTCCACAGTTTCCAAAATTTGGATTAAAAGCATGGGAAAACTCGCAA TTTTGCAGATTTTATTTCGATTTCAATATGACCTACATTGGAGCAGGGATGATAAGTTCTCACCTAGTTAATTTGTCATTGCTTCTTGGTGCTGTTCTTTCCTGGGGAGTAATGTGGCCACTCATTGGGGACATGAAAGGGAAATGGTTCCCTTCTTCATTGCCAGAAAGCAGCATGAAGAGTCTAAATGGATACAAG GTTTTCATTTCTATTGCCCTTATTCTAGGTGATGGGCTCTATAATTTCTTCAAGACGCTGttcttcatcatccgaagcattcATGATCGCTTGAAGGACAAAAAACTGAGCTCAT GTCCAGATAGCAAAAAACAGGCACTAGATGATCTTGTAAGAAATGAGGTCTTCATGAGAGAAGGAATTCCCATTTGGCTAGCATGTTTCGGCTACACATTCTTCTCCATAATCTCCATCGTCGTGATCCCAAAAGTGTTTCCCGAGCTGAAATGGTACTATGTAGTTGTTGCCTACATGCTAGCACCTTCCCTCAGCTTTTGCAATGCCTATGGCACTGGTTTAACAGACATAAACATGGCCTACAATTACGGAAAAGTAGCCCTCTTCGTGCTTTCTGCTGTAGCAGGTAAAGATTCTGGTGCAGTCGTGGGGCTCGTGGGCTGTGGTCTAATCAAGTCAATTGTATCCATCTCCTCTGATCTGATGCATGATTTCAAGACCGGCCACCTAACCCTCACTTCCCCTCGGTCAATGCTTCTTAGCCAGGCTATTGGAACTGCAGTCGGGTGTGTGGTGGCCCCACTCACGTTCTTCCTCTTTTACAATGCCTTCGATGTTGGTAACCCTGATGGAGAGTACAAGGCTCCCTACGCCCTCATCTACCGAAACATGGCTATTCTCGGTGTGCAGGGCTTTTCTGCTTTACCTCAACACTGCCTGCAGCTGTGTTACGCATTTTTCGGGTTTGCTGTCGTGGCTAACCTGGTGAGGGACACCTCTCCTAAAAAGATCGGGAAGTGGGTCCCACTTCCGATGGCAATGGCTGTTCCTTTCCTTGTAGGGGGCTATTTTGCCATTGACATGTGTGTGGGGAGCTTGGTGGTGTTTGCCTGGCACAGGTTAAATAGCCAGAAAGCAAGTTTAATGGTTCCTGTAGTTGCTTCAGGACTGATATGTGGAGATGGATTGTGGATTCTTCCTTCATCGATTCTTGCCTTGGTAAAGCGTAACCCTTCTATCCGATGA
- the LOC110783175 gene encoding cytochrome b5, translating into MASDGKVHTFEEVSKHNSTKDCWLIISGKVYDVTAFMEDHPGGDEVLLSATGKDATNDFEDVGHSDSAREMMDKYYVGEIDVSTVPLKRSYVPPQQANYNHDKTPEFIIKILQFLVPLIILGLAFAVRHYTKKED; encoded by the exons ATGGCTTCAGATGGTAAAGTTCACACCTTTGAGGAAGTTTCAAAGCACAACAGCACCAAGGATTGCTGGTTGATTATCTCCGGAAAG GTCTATGATGTAACTGCATTCATGGAAGACCATCCTGGTGGCGATGAAGTTCTTCTATCTGCAACTG GCAAAGACGCAACAAACGATTTTGAAGATGTGGGACACAGTGATTCCGCCAGAGAGATGATGGACAAATACTACGTCGGAGAAATCGATGTATCAACCGTCCCGCTAAAGCGCTCATATGTTCCACCACAGCAAGCCAATTACAATCATGACAAGACCCCTGAGTTTATCATCAAGATCTTACAGTTCCTGGTACCCCTTATCATCTTAGGGTTGGCTTTCGCCGTGCGACACTATACCAAGAAGGAGGATTAG
- the LOC110783174 gene encoding metal-nicotianamine transporter YSL3-like isoform X2: MRSDVELREIGREDFEEEDKVQDEIKRVPPWQKQITIRGIIASILIGVIYSVIVMKLCLTTGLVPNLNVSAALLAFVFLRTWTSFLQKLGIVTVPFTRQENTIVQTCAVACYSIAVGGGFGSYLLGLNRKTYEQAGVDTQGNAPISFKEPGVGWMTGFLFVSSFVGLLALVPLRKIMIIDYKLRYPSGTATANLINGFHTSRGENEPRVEVHGFVKCLLISFLWSFFQWSYSGGNQYGFPQFPKFGLKAWENSFYFDFNMTYIGAGMISSHLVNLSLLLGAVLSWGVMWPLIGDMKGKWFPSSLPESSMKSLNGYKVFISIALILGDGLYNFFKTLFFIIRSIHDRLKDKKLSSCPDSKKQALDDLVRNEVFMREGIPIWLACFGYTFFSIISIVVIPKVFPELKWYYVVVAYMLAPSLSFCNAYGTGLTDINMAYNYGKVALFVLSAVAGKDSGAVVGLVGCGLIKSIVSISSDLMHDFKTGHLTLTSPRSMLLSQAIGTAVGCVVAPLTFFLFYNAFDVGNPDGEYKAPYALIYRNMAILGVQGFSALPQHCLQLCYAFFGFAVVANLVRDTSPKKIGKWVPLPMAMAVPFLVGGYFAIDMCVGSLVVFAWHRLNSQKASLMVPVVASGLICGDGLWILPSSILALVKRNPSIR, translated from the exons ATGAGGAGTGATGTTGAACTGAGGGAGATTGGAAGAGAAGATTTTGAGGAGGAAGACAAGGTGCAAGATGAAATAAAGAGGGTGCCACCATGGCAAAAACAGATTACTATAAGAGGAATAATTGCCAGTATATTAATTGGGGTGATTTACAGTGTTATAGTGATGAAGCTCTGTCTTACAACTGGTCTTGTTCCTAATCTTAATGTGTCAGCTGCTCTTCTGGCTTTTGTGTTCCTTCGAACATGGACGAGTTTTCTTCAGAAACTCGGGATTGTAACGGTTCCTTTCACTAGACAAGAGAATACCATTGTTCAAACCTGTGCAGTTGCTTGTTACAGCATTGCTGTTGGAG GTGGGTTCGGATCGTACCTTTTGGGTCTGAATAGGAAGACATATGAGCAAGCTGGGGTTGATACACAGGGAAATGCTCCCATTAGCTTCAAGGAACCTGGAGTTGGTTGGATGACTGGATTTCTTTTTGTTAGCAGTTTTGTTGGGTTGCTGGCTTTGGTTCCACTTAGAAAG ATAATGATAATAGACTACAAGCTCCGTTATCCAAGTGGAACTGCCACAGCAAATCTAATCAATGGTTTCCACACCTCTAGAGGAGAAAACGAACCCAG GGTGGAAGTTCATGGCTTTGTGAAATGTCTCCTCATCAGTTTCCTATGGAGCTTCTTCCAGTGGTCCTATTCTGGTGGAAACCAATATGGCTTTCCACAGTTTCCAAAATTTGGATTAAAAGCATGGGAAAACTC ATTTTATTTCGATTTCAATATGACCTACATTGGAGCAGGGATGATAAGTTCTCACCTAGTTAATTTGTCATTGCTTCTTGGTGCTGTTCTTTCCTGGGGAGTAATGTGGCCACTCATTGGGGACATGAAAGGGAAATGGTTCCCTTCTTCATTGCCAGAAAGCAGCATGAAGAGTCTAAATGGATACAAG GTTTTCATTTCTATTGCCCTTATTCTAGGTGATGGGCTCTATAATTTCTTCAAGACGCTGttcttcatcatccgaagcattcATGATCGCTTGAAGGACAAAAAACTGAGCTCAT GTCCAGATAGCAAAAAACAGGCACTAGATGATCTTGTAAGAAATGAGGTCTTCATGAGAGAAGGAATTCCCATTTGGCTAGCATGTTTCGGCTACACATTCTTCTCCATAATCTCCATCGTCGTGATCCCAAAAGTGTTTCCCGAGCTGAAATGGTACTATGTAGTTGTTGCCTACATGCTAGCACCTTCCCTCAGCTTTTGCAATGCCTATGGCACTGGTTTAACAGACATAAACATGGCCTACAATTACGGAAAAGTAGCCCTCTTCGTGCTTTCTGCTGTAGCAGGTAAAGATTCTGGTGCAGTCGTGGGGCTCGTGGGCTGTGGTCTAATCAAGTCAATTGTATCCATCTCCTCTGATCTGATGCATGATTTCAAGACCGGCCACCTAACCCTCACTTCCCCTCGGTCAATGCTTCTTAGCCAGGCTATTGGAACTGCAGTCGGGTGTGTGGTGGCCCCACTCACGTTCTTCCTCTTTTACAATGCCTTCGATGTTGGTAACCCTGATGGAGAGTACAAGGCTCCCTACGCCCTCATCTACCGAAACATGGCTATTCTCGGTGTGCAGGGCTTTTCTGCTTTACCTCAACACTGCCTGCAGCTGTGTTACGCATTTTTCGGGTTTGCTGTCGTGGCTAACCTGGTGAGGGACACCTCTCCTAAAAAGATCGGGAAGTGGGTCCCACTTCCGATGGCAATGGCTGTTCCTTTCCTTGTAGGGGGCTATTTTGCCATTGACATGTGTGTGGGGAGCTTGGTGGTGTTTGCCTGGCACAGGTTAAATAGCCAGAAAGCAAGTTTAATGGTTCCTGTAGTTGCTTCAGGACTGATATGTGGAGATGGATTGTGGATTCTTCCTTCATCGATTCTTGCCTTGGTAAAGCGTAACCCTTCTATCCGATGA
- the LOC130468987 gene encoding protein S40-7-like, with protein MVQKSSRFLTTSFIPPTREFPKYSEEEREEEEFDECDVVWSSSSSPEKTTTTSTTAGIPAISTSSSTGLSSVLSVTEPQSPTSIQRKTTSSPVSMISSSLTRSDGHGLAGYYYGKKFHQSAPVNVPVWPTGPGYAKNRPFVGLGRFDEDADVDDDDDDDEEMVPPHEIVARSHKATSFSVMEGAGRTLKGRDLTAVRNAVFQKTGFLE; from the coding sequence ATGGTACAGAAATCCTCTCGTTTTCTGACCACCTCATTCATTCCACCCACCCGCGAATTTCCGAAGTACTcagaagaagaaagagaagaggAGGAATTTGACGAGTGCGACGTCGTTTGGTCTTCCTCCTCCTCCCCTGAAAAAACCACCACCACAAGCACAACCGCCGGAATCCCCGCCATTTCTACCTCCTCCAGCACCGGACTCTCCTCCGTACTCTCCGTCACTGAACCTCAAAGCCCAACCTCAATCCAGCGCAAAACGACGTCATCCCCTGTTTCAATGATTTCGTCATCTTTGACCCGGAGTGATGGGCATGGGTTAGCGGGTTATTATTACGGGAAGAAGTTTCATCAGTCGGCTCCTGTGAATGTTCCCGTGTGGCCCACCGGGCCTGGTTATGCTAAGAATAGGCCTTTCGTTGGGCTGGGCCGGTTTGATGAAGATGCTGacgtggatgatgatgatgatgatgatgaagaaatGGTGCCTCCGCATGAGATTGTTGCCAGGTCGCATAAGGCGACGTCGTTTTCGGTGATGGAAGGTGCTGGAAGAACTCTGAAGGGTAGGGATTTGACCGCAGTGCGAAATGCTGTGTTCCAAAAAACTGGCTTTCTTGaatga